The nucleotide sequence GGGATCGCCGACCCAACGAGGGCGATGAGGAGGATGAGGCCGACCTCGCGGCCGCCGGTGGTCGGGGGGACTCCCTCCACCACGAGACCGATCAGGGCGAGGACCGCCCCGCCCACAATCATCTGCCAGGCGGCAATCGCGACCGGACGGGCACCTGCCCGGAGCCGTCCGGCCACGGCAACGGTACCCACCGCCCAGAACAGGGCCCCGCCAGCAACCAGAAGGGAGATGAGCGACAGACCGCTCGCCCCGTCCCACACCACGACCCCCGCGCCGATGAGGCCAACGAACATGCCGGCCCACTGTCGACGATTCATGTGCTCGCCGAGGAAGACGACGGCGAGGAGGGCCACGAAGATGGGGTCGATGTTCGCGAGTACCGCAGCGATGCCCGCCCCCTCATCGGCGATACCGATGAACGTCGCCCCGTAGAAGGCGACCGACTGTGTGAGGGCGAGGATGATCACCACCCACCACGAGCCCGTGGGCATGATGGGGTGCCGCATCACCAAGAGCGCGATGACCATGAGCAGGCCACCCACCCCGACGCGGGCCGCAGCGGAGAGCAGTGGTGGCCAGGTCTCCACGAGCCAGCCCGAGGGGACGTAGGTGACGCCCCACGCCACCATCGCCAGAACAGCGAGCAGGGTGGCCGACTGTTGCGGGCGCGCCTCGGTCGGCGGCTCCGGGGAGATCATCGGCAATTGCTCACAGGATGCATGGCGATTCAGATGTGATTCGCCATGGCCGCGCACTCCCCTTCCGGAACCGGTCGGCCCGATCGGCACGGTCGGCATGCCTCATCATAGTTTGTAAACATCCGCACTAACTCGATCATGATGCCGAGATAGCCCATTCCGTCTGACGATCCGGCCTCCGGATGTCGGTCGCGACCACCGTTTCCACGCGTTGACGCAGCACAGGTACGTGACATATGCTGCGTGCATCGTCTGGTGGACGACCCCTCCCCCGATTCACCGGGATGAGGCCTGACATCAGGTAACTGCAAGACCCTATGACTCTTTCAAGGGGGACGCCATTAATGGCTGAGCTTTTTGCTGTTACGTACATCCCCGGCTTTGAAACCGGAGAGATTCCACCGTCACCCGTCGATCGTGACGAGAAGACGGCTTTCATTTACAGCCTCGTTGACCCGGTCTGGGACATCGACACGCTGCCGCTGACCTACACGAACTCCCGTTGGTCGGCTTTCTTCTATCGCGCGGACGCCAAGCGCCTCCGCCGCGTTGTGCCGGACTGCCTCGATGTCGAGGACGACATCGTTGAGCACTGGTACGTGGACCACCGCAGCACCATGCTTGGTCCTTACGGCGAGTGGGGCCTCACGGTCGCCTGCTCCCACAAGGCTGGCGATGGTAAGACCTACTACGCCGGTTACTACCCGTACATGTACCTGACGCAGGACTCCGCTATCGACGCTGGTCGTGTGCTTGGTTTCCCCAAGAAGGAAGCCTTCATTCGCACGATCGAGCACGGTGGCTCGCCTGACGATGGTTACGGTGTGTACGACGGCAAGGACTGGAAGTGGAACCACTTCTCGTTCCTCATGATTCGTAACGGATACGTGATTCACAGCGCCATCGGTAAGTACGACGACGCTGAGCTGTCGGCCAAGCCCGCTTTCTACGGCAACACCGACTACGGCCGTATGAACATGAAGGTCGTCACCGCTCCGGACGTTTCGAGTTCCGAGTGGCAGCTTGTGTACCTCCCCTCGATGGTGACCAAGGACCTCGCGACTGCCATGGGCCGTCCGGAGACCGAGGGTAGCCACCGTTTCCAGGTGAAGCCGGAGTCAATCCGTACCGCTTCCCCTAAGAACATCGAGTGGTTCCAGCAGGCAACTCCGTTCGACAACCTCGGTGCCGAGATGCCGGTGGGCGAGATGATCGGTCTCATGACCTTCTCGTTCGACCTCATCATCCCGGGTGGCCAGACTCTCTGGACCGAGACCTTCACCCGTGACGCCACGTGGGCGGGCGCTGCCAAGCCTTACCGGTACGGCATGCGTCACCGTTTCCCGAAGCCCATCGGCCTCGGCGCGTAGTCAAAAGCCGAGAGAGGAGAAAACACAATGGGACAGATTGTTGACGTTACGTCGACCCCGTGGATTGACTCGGGCGACGCACCGCCGCTGGCACTGGATCGCGACAAGCGCGACATCATCAGCCAGGGGATCGCGGACCCGCTTGTCGACTACGACATCGTGCCGCTCACCTACACCAACTCACGTTGGTCGGCATTCTTTTACCGCGCCACCGAGAAAGATCTGAAGCACGTTCTGCCGAAGTGTCTGGAGCTCGAGGACGACGTCGTCGAGTTCTGGTACGTGGATCACCTCCACACCGGTCTCGGCCCGTACGGCGAGTTCGGTCTGACGGTGGCCGCTTCCCACAAGAACGGCGACGGTAAGACGTTCTACGCGGGTTACTACCCGTATATGTACCTCACGCAGGATGCCGCTGTGTTCGCCGGCCGTGAGCCCTTCGGATTCCCGAAGAAAATCGCCTACATCGTCACGCTTGAGCACGGTGGCAAGGATGACGACGGCTACGGTGGGTTCGGCAACGACTACTTCAACTTCACGATGGAGCGTCGTGGTTACCTCATTCACACCGCAACCGGTCGTTACGACGACGGCGAGCTGAGCGCGAAGCCTGCGTTCTACGGCGACCCGAGCTACGGCCGCATGAACCTCCGTCTGATCACGGACCCGTCCCTCAGGACGACGAAGTGGGACCTGACGTATCTCCCATCGGAGATCACGCCTGGCCTCGCTGCGGCGATGGGACGGCCCGAGACTGAGGGTCAGCACCGTTTCCAGTTGAAGCCGGAGTCGATTCGTACCGCTACGGCGGGCGCGATTCGCTCATGGGCCCTGCAGGCAACCCCATGGGACAACATGGGTGCCATGCTTCCGGTCAGTGAGATGATCGGCCTCATGTCCTTCAACTTCGACTTGATCATCCCGGGTGCGGACACGCTCTGGACCCAGACGATCGAGCGTACGCCTGAGGACATCGGGGACCTGCTGTTCTCGACGCCGTACCAGTACACCATGCGTCACCGCTTCCCCAAGCCTCCGGGCGTCTGAGTCCAACTCAGGGAAGGGAAGTACACGAAGGGCGGGTCTTCGGACCCGCCCTTCGTCGTTTTCGGGGTCTCATCCCCCAGTCCCCGCTCGGGTTGGGAGGCGACCGGAGGCGGATGAGATCCAGACCGGCATGTCCCCAAACGACACACGCGGCCTCGGAATCAACCGGCGGATCACCGCAGGGGTGACCCCCGGCCGGCGGGGTACCGCGACCGACGCCATCGTGCGGTAGGCCGCCACCAGCGCCCGCAGTGCACGGCCGTGCGTTCCCGCGGGCGCGGCGGGTCGAGACCGCCGCCCTCCCCACTCCCTACTCCGGGCGGGAACGCTCCCTGCGTACCGTGACCTTGCGGCCCTTCAGTGTGGTGCCCCGCAGGGCGGCGATAACGGAATTCGCCCGATGCGCAGGTACGTCGACCAACGCGAACCGATCGGCGATCTGGATTGCCCCGATCTCACGGCCGGGGATGTCGGCCTCGCTGGCAATGGCCCCCACCAGATCCTGCGGACGAATGCCGGCGATCCGGCCAGCACCCACGAAGAGGCGCGCCATACCCTGGGGCGGATTGGGTCCGGGGCCGTGCGGAGCTCTGCGGGGACCCCGGCCCTCGGTGCCGGTGCCGGTGCCGGAGTGCGACGACCGCTCCTGACGTACGGGCGCATCGGGGATCTCCTCGTCGCCCATCGGACCACCCGATGACTCGTGTGCGATGCGTACGGCGGCGGCCGCGATGTCGAGGACGTCAAACTCCTCACCAAGGGCCTCCACGACCACGCGGAACGAGTCCAGATCCTCCTGGAGGATGGCCTCGCGCAGGGTGGCGCTCGTCACCTCCAGGCGCCGGGCGCGGAGATCGGCGACCGTGGGCAGCGCCTGCACCGGAATACGCTGGCCCGTGACGCGCTCGATGTTGCGCAGCATGCGGTGCTCGCGCGGCTCGGCCAGAGTGATCGCAACGCCGTCACGCCCGGCGCGGCCCACACGCCCGATTCGATGCACATACGACGCCGGGGCCGATGGCACGTCGTAGTTGATGACGTGGGTGAGGACGTCGATGTCGAGCCCGCGAGCGGCAACATCGGTCGCCACCAGCAGTTCGACCGCACCGGAACGCAGGCGACCCATCACCCGATCGCGCTGCTCCTGGGTCATCCCGCCGTGCAGGGCGTCGGCGCGATACCCGCGACCGTTGAGCGACTCGACGAGCGACTCCACCTCGATCCGGGTGCGGCAGAAGACGAGGGCAGCAGCCGGTGCCTCGGCGTCGAGCACGCGTACGAGGGCCGCAGGCTTGTGTGCCCGATGCACCACGTATGCCTCCTGACGGGTCCGCGGGGTCTCACCGGCAACCTGCGGGGCGTCCTCGATGCGCACGCGCACCGGATCCTTCAGGTGCCGATCGGCGATGGCGGCGATGCGCGGCGGCATGGTGGCCGAGAAGAGCACGGTCTGGCGATCGGCCGGAGCGACGGAGAGGATGACCCCGATGTCCTCGGCAAACCCCATATCGAGCATCTCGTCGGCCTCGTCGAGCACCACGACCTGTACCGACCCGAACTTTAGGGTGCCACGGGCCAGATGGTCGCGGACCCGGCCCGGCGTCCCCACCACCACGTCCACTCCGCGCTCGAGTGCCGTGATCTGCCGAAAGATGGGCTGGCCACCGTAGATCGGCAACACGGAGGTGTGGAGTGCCCGCCCGTAGCGATGCACGGCCTCGGACACCTGCATGGCCAACTCACGCGTGGGTACGAGGATGAGCGCACGGGGTTCGCGACCAACACCACCGCGCAGGCGCTCGAGGAGCGGCAGCGCGAACGCCGCCGTCTTGCCGGTACCGGTCGCGGCGTTGCCCAACAGGTCGCGGCCCAAGAGCAGCGGCGGGATCGCCGCCTGCTGGATGGGTGTCGGTTCCTCATATCCCAACTCCGCCAAGGCTGCGAGAAGGTCATCCCCGAGACCGAGGTCGTCGAACATCAACTTGTGAATAGGGCCCTCAGTAGACGAAGACAGGAGTGGTGTACGTCGCGAACTCGTACACCGTAGGCGCATTCGGTGAGGCGATGCGAATACAACCGTGCGATGCCGGATATCCGGGGACGTACGGGTGCTCGTGGAACGCGTACCCGCCAATGAAGTACGAGGCGTACGGCATCCACGTGGAAAACGGGCGCGACCAGCTCATCATCTCCTTGCGCAGAACGGTGAAGTCACCCCGCGGCGTGTTACCGGCCGCGCCGCTCGAGATGTGGATCGCACGCACGGTGCGTCCGTTGTCGACTAGGAGCATTACCTGCTTGTCGATACTCACCTCGACGATGCGGCCCTTGGGCGTGCGCGGCGCCACGGGACGATCCGCGATCATGAGGAGCTCCCGTGTGGCGGCACCAAGGGCGCCGTCACGCGTGAGCCCCGACCAGCCTTGGAAGGCCATGAGAGCCTGCTCCACTGCGTCGGGGGACGTGTCGCCGACCGTCACGTTCTCCGACAGATACCCCAACTGCGCGAGGCGGTGGACGAGACCCTCGGACGTGTGCAGCGCGAATGCGGACTGCAGAAGGTCGCGCAGGCGCGGGGTGATGCGCCCGGCGGCGGAGAAATCGCCCGATGCGTGGACCGCACCACCCACCGTGACCATTGCGACCGTACTGCCCCACCCCTTAGCGGCGAGCCGTTTACGGAGGTCCGCCGACAGGGCCGGCGAAACCATGGCATCGGCCGATCCGCGCACGATGGTGATCGGCGCACGGTTCCGTGGCGCCGCGATCGTGCTGTGCCCCGTCAACTGGAGTGGGAACCGCACCTGAGCCAGTCCGTCGAGTACCACGGTGCGGGTGGGATCGAACCCCGAGATGGCGAGGGCTCCGTCGATGCGACCGGGCAGCGTGGTGGTCATGGTCACGGCGAACGCCGCGCCGCTGCTCTCACCGACGCTCACGAGGCGCACCGTGTCCATGTCGGTGCGCCGGTCGAGGATGTCGAGCAACTCGCCGACGGCCAGAATGTCCGTCGCGCGGCGACCTCCCGCCTGCAAGGGGGCCCAGCACGGCTGGTTGCCGAGCGATGCGCAGGGCAACGCGTCGAGCCCCACAGCGACCGCACCCACCCGATTGATGGCGGAGCCGAAGCGGTTGATGGCGTCCGCCGCACTCGTACCCTCGCGCGGGAACAACAGGATCACGGGCGGGGTGGTCTTCACACCCGACGGATGGCTGATGAAAGCGTGCCGCTCCATGCCGCGCGACGAGAAGGTGAGATCCTCGGTGCTCGCGGCCGCCATGACGGGCATCACGGCCACGGCGATTGCAGCACCCACCGCGAGAACCACCGCACGTGCCCGCATGAACGCTCCCGGCATCGGGGTGACGAACGCCGTCCCGTTCCGGGGCGACAAATGACTCCGCATTATTCTCCACCGTTCGCAACGGTCCCTGCCCGATGTAGGTTCCCACCCATGACGAATCAGAACGCCGACATCCGCATTCCCCACGACCTGCTTCCCGCCGACGGGCGGTTTGGGAGTGGTCCCTCGAAAGTCCGATCGGAGGCCCTGCGCGCTCTGGCCGAGACCGGGACATCGTACATGGGCACTTCGCACCGGCAGTCCACCGTCCGGTCGATGGTCGGCCGGGCACGCCACGGACTTTCGCAACTCCTCGGCCTGCCCGACGACTACGAGGTGCTTCTGGGGAACGGCGGAGCGACCGCGTTCTGGGACATCGCGGGGTTCGGTCTGGTGCGTGAGCACAGTCATCACGCGGTGTTCGGCGAGTTCTCGTCGAAGTTCGCGGCGGCCATGGACGAGGCACCGCACGTAGCACGCTCCACGGTCGTGGAGAGCGCACCGGGGACGCACCCCACAATCGGCGTCGAGGCCGGCGCCGACGTCTACGCGCTCACCCACAACGAGACTTCGACCGGCGTGGCCATGCCCGTGGTACGCCCACCGGGTATCGCGGACGACGCCCTCGTGGTCGTGGACGCCACCTCAGCGGCGGGGGGAATGGCGGTGGATGCGGCTGAGTTCGATGTCTACTACCTGTCACCGCAGAAGGCGCTGGCAAGTGACGGCGGCCTGTGGCTCGCTGCCTGCTCACCGCGGGCCATCGCACGTATCGATGCCCTCTCGGCACGCTGGTGCCCCGCGTCGCTCGACCTCGCCATCGCACGCGACAACTCGGTGAAGGACCAGACCTACAACACACCCGCGCTCGCAACGATCTTCCTGCTGGTGCACCAGGTGGAGTGGCTTCTGGAGCAGGGCGGCATGGAATGGGCCGCGGCTCGTACGCGAGAGTCGTCGGATGTGCTCTATTCGTGGGCCGATGCCTGTGAGGTCGCGACCCCCTTCGTGACAGACCCCGCGATGCGCAGCCCCGTGGTGGTGACGATCGACATCGACGACCACATCAACGCCTCCGCTGTGTCGTCCATCTTGCGTGCGAATGGCGTGGTGGACACCGATTCGTACCGCAAACTCGGGCGAAACCAGATTCGGGTGGCCACCTTCCCGGCGGTCACGCCCGACGACGTACGCCAGATCACCCGCTGCCTCGACCACGTGATCGGGGTCGTGGGGTAGCAGGCCACGGTCGGTGGGATGGGACGGGTCGCCGTCCGTGACATGTGTGCGGCCACACGCGCCCGTTCCGGACCTACGGGGGTGAAGACAGCCCATGGCAGCGCCACGGGCCGGCGAGGGGCAGCCTGTGGACACGGTGTCAGTCACCGGGGTATACGGGTTCGTTACCTGCGTGCCAGAAGTGTGCGGCCAAACGCGCGCATTCCGGATGGACGAGGGTAAAGCCTATGGCAGCGATACGCGCCGACGAGACGCCGGACCACCCTAGGGATGGTGGGGGCTCCTTGACTAGGGCGACTGGCTTACGAGCTGCACCATCATCAGGGTGGTGAGGATGATGGCTCCGGCCACAACCCACCGTCTGCGGTTGTGACCGCCCTCACCCAGCCACTCCGCCATCGGCCACACCAGCGGATACGCGAGCAGCCCGATGCGCCCCAGCGACGTCACCGATCCGCTGGCGAGTGGGACCACGAGGATGAGGAACGAGTAGAGCACCCATGGTGAGCGCAGCCCGCCCTCGCGCCGCCAGAGTTGGGCGAGCAGGCACACGTAGACGACACCGAAGAATGCGTCGCGCCCCACCGCCGACCAGTCGCCCGCGGTGAGCCCGGAGAGCTCCGAAATCGTCTCCTTGCCCAGGAGATCGCGAGTACCGATGAGATCTCCCCCGAGGGCGCCGCCGAGAGCCGTCCCAAGGTGCTCGGGAAGCAGCGACAGCAGACCCACCCCCAACTGCCCACGCCCCCAGGCCGCCTGTGCGCGCAACGGAAGGTCCCAGGCCCCCTGTCGCACCTGCATGATGGCGACGAAGGTGATCAGTACGACAGCGGTCGGAACCACCGCCATGAGCAGGCGGCGGCGGCGGCCCTCGTCGCCCGCCGACCACGCGAGCATGACCACGGGAATCACCGCAAGCAGCCCGGTGGGGCGCGAGAGTGCCGCGATGGCGGCCACCGATCCGGCAACACCGATGTGTCCCTTCCACGCGAGGTACCCGGCCAGTGCCGCGAGGCCCAGGGCGATTCCCTCCGTATAGGCCAGCGATGCCGCGATGGTCGGTGGCGCGAGCGCCAGCACCCACGTCGCGCGTGTGGCCATGAGGGGTCCGAAACGCCCCTTCGTGAGTGAATGGACCGCCACCAGTGCCACGAGGAACATGGTGTTCCCTACCAGCAGCGCCACCCAGAACGGGTTGAGCCCCACGGCGACGGCCAGCCACATGATCATGGGGAGCAGCGGGAAGAAGGCCACATTGGTGAACACCTCGCCCACCTGGCCCACGTCGAACGCGTATCCACGCCGGGCGATGTCGAGGTACCAGGTTGTGTCCCACCCGCCGAAGAGCGCGAACGCCTCGGGCACCGACGGGTCGAGGGACACCTCCGCGCGCCCGAACGACACACTGGCAACGATCCCCACTCCCGTCACGAGCAGGCGCGAGGCCAGCCACGCCACGAGGGGTACGCCGAGCCACCCCCACCACGGCATGGCGGTGACGCGGTTCATCCACCCCGGCCATGCGCGTCCCACGTCCGCGGGGAGCGATGGGGGAATCGGTGGTGGTGGTGGTGGTGCCGACGGGCCGTTCATCAGCGGGTGACCATAGGCCAGACACATCGACGAGTGCCCACGGGGTTACCGGGCTCCCCTGGCCGCGCGTCGCACCGAGCCGACGAGGAGCGCGAGGGCCCAGCGCGGCGTACGTCGCCGCGCGGTGGCGATGGCGGCGTCCACCAGCGCCCCGGCGTCTAGGCGATGAACCGGATCCCCGTGGCCCGTAAGCACGTGCTCGGCCGGATACCCCATGAGCGTGTGGGGTGGTGCGATCCGTAGACACGGGTGCGGACCGATGACGTCCCCGGGCGACGCGAGGTAGTACGTCGCCGTCCCCATCGCTTCGGCCACCACCAGTGCGCGGTGTGTGGGCCACCAGAGGGCCGACTCGGTCCACCGGCGAGTGCTGCGCACGACGATCACACCGAAGGGGATACCCGGAGTGGCGGCACTCGGTGTCCGGATGAG is from Thermoleophilia bacterium and encodes:
- a CDS encoding DEAD/DEAH box helicase, whose protein sequence is MFDDLGLGDDLLAALAELGYEEPTPIQQAAIPPLLLGRDLLGNAATGTGKTAAFALPLLERLRGGVGREPRALILVPTRELAMQVSEAVHRYGRALHTSVLPIYGGQPIFRQITALERGVDVVVGTPGRVRDHLARGTLKFGSVQVVVLDEADEMLDMGFAEDIGVILSVAPADRQTVLFSATMPPRIAAIADRHLKDPVRVRIEDAPQVAGETPRTRQEAYVVHRAHKPAALVRVLDAEAPAAALVFCRTRIEVESLVESLNGRGYRADALHGGMTQEQRDRVMGRLRSGAVELLVATDVAARGLDIDVLTHVINYDVPSAPASYVHRIGRVGRAGRDGVAITLAEPREHRMLRNIERVTGQRIPVQALPTVADLRARRLEVTSATLREAILQEDLDSFRVVVEALGEEFDVLDIAAAAVRIAHESSGGPMGDEEIPDAPVRQERSSHSGTGTGTEGRGPRRAPHGPGPNPPQGMARLFVGAGRIAGIRPQDLVGAIASEADIPGREIGAIQIADRFALVDVPAHRANSVIAALRGTTLKGRKVTVRRERSRPE
- a CDS encoding phosphoserine transaminase; translated protein: MTNQNADIRIPHDLLPADGRFGSGPSKVRSEALRALAETGTSYMGTSHRQSTVRSMVGRARHGLSQLLGLPDDYEVLLGNGGATAFWDIAGFGLVREHSHHAVFGEFSSKFAAAMDEAPHVARSTVVESAPGTHPTIGVEAGADVYALTHNETSTGVAMPVVRPPGIADDALVVVDATSAAGGMAVDAAEFDVYYLSPQKALASDGGLWLAACSPRAIARIDALSARWCPASLDLAIARDNSVKDQTYNTPALATIFLLVHQVEWLLEQGGMEWAAARTRESSDVLYSWADACEVATPFVTDPAMRSPVVVTIDIDDHINASAVSSILRANGVVDTDSYRKLGRNQIRVATFPAVTPDDVRQITRCLDHVIGVVG